Proteins from a single region of Chryseobacterium sp. W4I1:
- a CDS encoding NAD(P)H-dependent oxidoreductase, whose product MKKTLVVFAHPYLEHSNSNVELINFYVRHQHFTLRDLYEEYPDFHIAAFRERKRLRNYDRFIFQFPLIWFGMPPLLRLWIDEVFDRDWLREGETNPLEGKEVYILITTGGKERSFTKNGTYQYTIEELVSGLIVSLKVFKANIKHIKIVYEANKLSKKDIILHKKEFTELLNQ is encoded by the coding sequence ATGAAGAAGACGCTGGTAGTTTTTGCACATCCCTATTTAGAGCACTCTAATTCAAATGTGGAGCTCATCAATTTCTACGTCCGTCACCAGCATTTTACCCTTAGAGATCTTTATGAAGAGTATCCGGATTTCCATATTGCAGCATTCAGGGAGAGAAAGAGATTAAGAAATTATGACCGTTTTATTTTCCAGTTTCCGCTCATCTGGTTTGGAATGCCTCCACTATTAAGATTATGGATTGATGAAGTTTTTGACAGGGACTGGCTCCGGGAAGGCGAAACCAATCCGCTGGAAGGTAAAGAGGTCTATATTCTGATTACAACCGGAGGCAAAGAAAGATCTTTCACTAAAAATGGAACTTATCAGTATACCATTGAAGAATTGGTCAGTGGACTGATTGTTTCTTTAAAGGTTTTCAAAGCAAATATCAAACATATCAAGATCGTTTACGAAGCCAATAAACTGAGCAAAAAAGATATTATTTTACACAAAAAAGAATTTACAGAATTACTCAATCAATAG
- a CDS encoding YgcG family protein, producing the protein MRLRSLKIVFSFLLICFYTFVSAQYTIPQKPAVLYPVFDEAGLLTQQQKDELNNKLIKFADSTSTEIEVVIIPSTKGEDVNFLATMFGEKWGIGKKGVDNGVVFLIATEDRTMSIQQGRAVEQYLTASVAGQILDYIVTPNFRQGQWYEGINRGTSAIMEAVQGKFKPIETSAPSGNGSAFKILIIAFVIFIIIAILFGGRGGGRGGNNDDDDVIITRRGRRNYPGGFFPFPGSFGGGGFGGGSSGGGGGFGGFGGGGSFGGGGASGGW; encoded by the coding sequence ATGAGATTACGTTCTCTTAAAATAGTATTTTCTTTCCTACTCATCTGCTTTTACACTTTTGTATCAGCACAATACACGATTCCTCAAAAGCCAGCCGTTTTGTATCCGGTATTTGATGAAGCCGGACTGCTCACGCAACAGCAAAAAGATGAGCTGAACAATAAGCTTATTAAGTTTGCAGATTCTACCTCCACAGAGATTGAAGTGGTCATTATTCCTTCTACCAAAGGTGAAGACGTCAACTTTCTGGCAACCATGTTCGGTGAGAAATGGGGAATCGGAAAAAAGGGGGTGGACAACGGTGTTGTTTTCCTGATTGCGACAGAAGACAGAACTATGTCTATCCAGCAGGGAAGAGCCGTGGAACAGTATCTTACGGCTTCTGTAGCCGGACAAATCCTTGATTATATTGTCACACCTAATTTCAGGCAGGGACAATGGTATGAAGGTATCAACCGTGGTACTTCAGCCATTATGGAGGCCGTCCAGGGAAAATTCAAACCTATAGAAACCTCAGCTCCTTCCGGCAATGGAAGCGCATTTAAGATCCTTATTATTGCATTTGTTATTTTCATCATCATTGCTATCCTTTTTGGCGGCAGAGGCGGCGGACGTGGCGGAAATAATGATGACGATGATGTGATCATTACCAGAAGAGGACGCAGAAATTATCCCGGAGGATTCTTTCCATTCCCAGGTAGCTTCGGCGGTGGTGGTTTTGGTGGTGGAAGTTCCGGAGGAGGCGGTGGATTCGGCGGCTTTGGTGGCGGAGGCAGCTTCGGAGGAGGCGGCGCTTCCGGCGGATGGTAA
- a CDS encoding TPM domain-containing protein, translating to MNRFLTNQQVNSLVEAIQSAEDHSTGEIRVHIDSNTENDNAQTAFEVFKELCMNKTADRNAVLFHVNFERKYLTIIGDIGIHDKVQQSYWDHLHDYISAEFAKGNYYKALKSGILETGLELKKHFPVKGENPNQLPNEITFS from the coding sequence ATGAACCGATTTCTGACAAATCAGCAGGTCAATTCCCTTGTGGAAGCGATACAATCGGCAGAAGATCATTCTACAGGCGAGATCAGGGTACATATTGACTCGAACACGGAAAACGATAATGCACAGACTGCATTTGAGGTTTTCAAAGAACTCTGTATGAATAAAACTGCCGATAGAAATGCTGTGCTTTTCCATGTGAATTTTGAACGGAAATACCTCACCATCATTGGTGATATCGGAATTCATGACAAAGTGCAGCAGTCGTATTGGGATCACCTTCACGATTATATCAGTGCTGAATTTGCCAAAGGAAACTATTATAAGGCTTTAAAAAGCGGCATTCTGGAAACCGGTCTCGAATTGAAAAAACATTTTCCCGTAAAGGGAGAAAATCCCAATCAGCTTCCTAATGAGATTACGTTCTCTTAA
- a CDS encoding LemA family protein gives MKNKGCLSAGTIGIALLIIVGVIFFWGKNGYNNFVSKEQNVNSKWSNVETVYQKRANLIPNLERTVKSYSKFEQETLTKVVEARSKATSINIDPTNMTEADMAKFQAAQGELSGSLSRLMAVVESYPNLKADQQYINFQREYTAIENSIRTETVYYNDAAKDYNTSIKTFPNNILANFTNFKEKPFFKAEAGAEKAPEAFK, from the coding sequence ATGAAAAATAAAGGCTGCCTGAGCGCAGGAACTATTGGTATTGCACTGCTAATCATTGTAGGCGTAATATTCTTCTGGGGGAAAAACGGTTATAATAATTTCGTTTCCAAAGAACAGAATGTAAATTCTAAATGGTCTAATGTAGAAACAGTCTATCAGAAAAGGGCCAATCTTATTCCTAATCTGGAAAGAACCGTTAAATCTTATTCAAAATTTGAACAGGAAACATTGACTAAAGTTGTGGAAGCCCGTTCTAAAGCTACTTCCATTAATATTGATCCTACAAATATGACGGAAGCTGATATGGCAAAATTCCAGGCAGCGCAGGGAGAATTATCCGGATCATTAAGCAGATTAATGGCTGTGGTAGAATCCTATCCTAATTTAAAAGCAGATCAGCAGTATATCAATTTCCAGAGAGAATATACGGCAATAGAAAACAGCATCAGAACCGAAACAGTTTACTATAACGACGCTGCCAAAGATTACAATACCTCTATTAAAACGTTCCCGAATAATATTCTGGCGAATTTTACCAACTTTAAAGAAAAACCGTTCTTCAAGGCTGAAGCCGGTGCAGAAAAAGCACCTGAAGCATTTAAATAA
- a CDS encoding dihydrofolate reductase, producing the protein MTTIVVAMGEKNEIGFENKLLWHLPKDLKHFKDITSGHPIIMGRKTYESIGKPLPNRTNIVISRKKNWFEEGILIVGSIKEAVKFAKKIDENVFIIGGGNIYEQTMEIADKLEVTLVKADLEADTFFPKIDMKIWKKTAEICHEKDEKNQYDFCFQTFEK; encoded by the coding sequence ATGACAACAATAGTGGTGGCAATGGGAGAGAAAAACGAGATCGGTTTTGAAAATAAACTGCTCTGGCATCTTCCTAAAGACCTGAAACACTTCAAAGATATTACTTCCGGACATCCTATCATCATGGGAAGAAAAACCTATGAAAGCATTGGGAAACCATTGCCTAACCGCACCAATATTGTAATTTCAAGAAAGAAAAACTGGTTTGAGGAAGGAATTCTGATCGTAGGAAGTATAAAAGAAGCGGTAAAGTTTGCAAAAAAAATCGATGAAAATGTATTCATCATCGGGGGCGGCAATATTTATGAGCAGACTATGGAGATCGCAGATAAACTGGAAGTTACTTTGGTGAAAGCCGACCTTGAAGCCGATACTTTCTTTCCGAAGATTGATATGAAAATCTGGAAAAAAACAGCTGAGATCTGCCATGAAAAAGATGAAAAGAATCAGTACGATTTCTGTTTTCAGACGTTTGAAAAATAA
- a CDS encoding DUF2892 domain-containing protein, which yields MNKYIKIVIAAVLILLGLYMMIFTRSLGWGIVVFLLAALPIILFIKNEYILLAFWQLRKQNMEKAAKWLNGITDYKAQLHKSQYGYFHYLQGLTQAQEHPTKVEPLMKKALEYGLNMKHDRAMATLNLAAAAISKGRKQEGQKLLEEAKRLDTAGMMTDQIKMMKEQLKMPSMQKHMHNPNMRQRGKFF from the coding sequence ATGAATAAGTACATAAAAATTGTAATTGCAGCAGTTCTTATCCTTTTAGGACTTTATATGATGATTTTCACAAGAAGTCTGGGCTGGGGAATCGTAGTTTTCCTTCTGGCAGCACTGCCTATTATACTTTTCATCAAAAATGAATACATCCTGCTTGCTTTCTGGCAGCTGAGAAAACAAAATATGGAAAAAGCGGCAAAATGGCTGAACGGTATTACAGATTACAAAGCACAGCTTCATAAATCTCAGTATGGATATTTCCATTATTTACAAGGTTTGACACAGGCGCAGGAACATCCTACAAAAGTAGAGCCTTTAATGAAAAAAGCTTTGGAATACGGACTGAATATGAAGCACGACAGAGCAATGGCAACATTGAATCTTGCTGCGGCAGCTATTTCCAAAGGAAGAAAGCAGGAAGGACAAAAACTTCTTGAAGAAGCAAAAAGATTAGATACTGCCGGAATGATGACAGATCAGATCAAAATGATGAAAGAGCAGTTGAAAATGCCTTCTATGCAGAAGCATATGCACAACCCGAATATGAGACAGAGAGGAAAATTCTTCTAA
- a CDS encoding trimeric intracellular cation channel family protein, with product MHEQFNFAIEVLGTISFAMSGSFAAMQKRLDPFGVLIIAFVTSVGGGTVRDLLLDIPVFWMHDLLTCALILGTSIFAMIFKSIEKNFKVTLFIFDSFGLGLFTIIGVQKGLNADIHPFICIALGTITGCFGGIIRDILLNRIPLIFRKEIYATACIVGGSAFLLMTKFIPLSYTFIQIFTIILIVAIRTLAVKYQWQIPKFYGYDHNSEM from the coding sequence ATGCACGAACAGTTCAATTTTGCCATAGAGGTGCTCGGAACCATTTCCTTTGCGATGTCGGGGAGTTTTGCTGCGATGCAGAAACGCCTTGATCCGTTCGGGGTGCTGATTATTGCATTTGTCACTTCTGTAGGCGGAGGAACTGTAAGGGATCTCCTTCTGGACATTCCTGTTTTCTGGATGCATGATCTTTTAACCTGCGCATTGATTCTGGGAACAAGCATATTTGCAATGATCTTCAAATCTATTGAAAAGAACTTCAAGGTAACCTTATTTATTTTTGACAGCTTCGGGTTGGGATTATTTACCATTATCGGAGTTCAGAAAGGGCTTAATGCTGACATCCATCCATTTATATGTATTGCGCTGGGAACCATCACCGGCTGTTTCGGAGGTATTATCAGGGATATTCTCCTCAACAGGATTCCGCTGATCTTCAGGAAGGAGATTTATGCTACGGCCTGTATCGTCGGCGGATCTGCATTTCTTCTGATGACTAAATTTATCCCGCTGTCCTATACATTCATACAGATATTTACCATCATACTCATTGTTGCGATCAGAACTCTTGCTGTAAAATATCAATGGCAGATCCCTAAATTTTATGGTTATGATCATAATTCTGAGATGTAG
- a CDS encoding four helix bundle protein: MAANYRAVSRARSEKEKFAKLCIVVEEIDETQLWLEIIEELEYLSPEKIIYLKSECEELVKVMTKYKFRLSQL; encoded by the coding sequence GTGGCAGCAAACTACAGAGCTGTTTCAAGAGCAAGATCTGAAAAGGAAAAATTTGCTAAACTCTGCATTGTTGTAGAAGAAATTGATGAGACTCAACTTTGGCTTGAGATTATTGAGGAACTTGAATATCTAAGTCCTGAAAAAATTATTTATTTAAAATCAGAATGTGAAGAACTTGTAAAGGTTATGACTAAGTATAAGTTTAGATTATCTCAGCTTTAA
- the coaD gene encoding pantetheine-phosphate adenylyltransferase → MKIAVFPGSFDPITLGHYDIIERAAPLFDKLIIAIGQNSQKKYMFPLEKRMEFIQNSVAEFPNVEVDFFEGLTVDYCFEKDAQYILRGLRNPADFEFEKAIAHTNRTLAHKKLETVFLLTSSGKSFISSSIVREIINHDGEYELLVPEAVRVQR, encoded by the coding sequence ATGAAAATTGCTGTTTTCCCCGGATCTTTTGATCCTATTACTCTGGGACATTATGATATTATCGAAAGAGCGGCTCCGCTTTTTGACAAACTGATCATTGCAATCGGGCAGAATTCCCAGAAAAAATACATGTTTCCTCTGGAAAAAAGAATGGAATTCATTCAAAATTCCGTGGCCGAATTTCCCAATGTGGAAGTAGACTTTTTTGAAGGATTAACGGTAGATTACTGCTTTGAAAAGGATGCACAATACATTCTAAGAGGCTTAAGAAATCCTGCCGATTTTGAATTTGAAAAAGCTATCGCCCACACCAACAGAACTTTAGCCCACAAAAAACTGGAAACCGTATTCCTATTGACCTCATCCGGAAAATCTTTCATCAGCAGCAGTATCGTAAGAGAGATCATCAACCACGACGGTGAATATGAATTGCTGGTTCCGGAGGCCGTCAGGGTACAACGATAA
- a CDS encoding D-alanine--D-alanine ligase gives MSKKSVAVVMGGYSDEYVVSLKSGQLIYDSLDRNLYDVYKVVILKDEWYFLGENDKKYEISRGDFSVTLDNNEKLQFDVCFNIIHGTPGENGILQAYWDAIGQKYTGCGFYQSALTFNKKDTLAVLSKYGIPSAKSIYLRKGEAINTDEIIESLGLPVFVKPNQSGSSLGISKVKDKSELIAATEIAFKEDDEILIESFLDGMEVSVGVVDFKDEAIVLGITEIVPTNEFFDYEAKYEGASEEITPARIDDATRIRVEEISKRAYKSLGMSGFSRSEFILMDGIPYMLEINTNPGFSPASILPQQARHYGISITDLCGNEVEKALNK, from the coding sequence ATGAGCAAAAAAAGTGTTGCCGTTGTCATGGGAGGCTATTCAGACGAATATGTGGTTTCCTTAAAAAGCGGTCAGTTGATCTATGATTCGCTGGACAGAAATCTATATGATGTATATAAAGTAGTCATCCTGAAAGATGAATGGTATTTTTTAGGAGAAAATGATAAAAAATATGAAATCAGCCGTGGGGATTTTTCGGTGACATTAGACAATAATGAAAAACTGCAATTCGATGTCTGTTTCAACATCATCCACGGAACTCCTGGAGAAAATGGGATTCTTCAGGCCTACTGGGATGCTATCGGACAAAAATATACTGGTTGTGGCTTTTATCAGAGTGCTTTGACCTTTAATAAAAAAGACACCTTGGCAGTATTGTCAAAATATGGTATTCCTTCTGCTAAAAGTATTTATTTACGAAAAGGAGAAGCTATCAATACGGATGAGATCATTGAAAGTCTTGGCCTGCCGGTTTTCGTTAAACCCAATCAGTCAGGATCTTCTCTTGGCATTTCCAAAGTAAAGGATAAGTCAGAATTAATCGCAGCTACAGAAATTGCCTTCAAAGAAGATGATGAAATTCTGATCGAAAGTTTTCTGGACGGAATGGAAGTTTCTGTAGGGGTAGTAGATTTCAAAGATGAAGCTATCGTTTTAGGAATCACTGAAATTGTTCCTACCAATGAATTCTTTGATTACGAGGCTAAATATGAAGGAGCATCAGAGGAAATTACTCCTGCAAGAATTGATGATGCTACCAGAATCAGGGTGGAAGAAATTTCAAAAAGAGCCTACAAATCACTTGGTATGAGCGGGTTTTCAAGAAGTGAATTTATACTGATGGATGGCATTCCTTATATGCTTGAAATAAATACCAATCCCGGATTCTCCCCTGCCAGTATTTTGCCACAGCAGGCAAGACATTACGGAATCTCTATCACAGACTTGTGTGGAAACGAAGTAGAAAAAGCTCTTAATAAGTAA
- a CDS encoding PASTA domain-containing protein, with the protein MLKSLFNWKVLLNLVVAIGVFVGLVWLTFRWLEYHTNHGQEIPVPNVINKSVYDAVKILEDTGLEYEVDSAEYNPKYKPFQVLKMHPISSSRVKPGSLVRIVVNPRTWAPITVPDVINRYSGLAFQRLDQVGLKIGDTIYEPSIQKDALLRVLYKGNAVNPGARLPRFSVIDVVLGSGPMRNISIPSVVGLSVKEARVVIAKSMFEVGLVEHEDGSKDESDIIYYQDPASGDVRDQGMQIDLWASKRTPAELRAKVEQLNSIYRMKVDTSLPPVHYEEVPTYTEPSYAPPVAPPVPKKEVPKSEPVKTEQPKTSAATGAKPAVSGIEKPKITAASTKPAASGNTAQQPVQKPKAKKVVVE; encoded by the coding sequence ATGCTTAAATCACTTTTCAATTGGAAAGTTTTACTGAATTTAGTAGTCGCCATCGGTGTTTTTGTGGGGTTGGTGTGGCTTACTTTCCGCTGGCTGGAATATCATACCAATCACGGTCAGGAAATTCCTGTGCCCAATGTTATCAATAAATCTGTTTACGATGCTGTGAAAATATTGGAAGATACCGGGCTTGAGTATGAAGTAGACAGTGCTGAATATAATCCTAAATATAAGCCTTTCCAGGTTTTAAAGATGCATCCTATCTCCAGTTCTCGTGTAAAACCGGGATCATTGGTAAGAATTGTTGTCAACCCAAGAACATGGGCACCTATTACCGTTCCTGACGTAATCAACAGATATTCGGGATTAGCCTTCCAGAGATTGGATCAGGTGGGTCTTAAGATCGGTGATACGATCTATGAGCCGAGTATTCAGAAAGATGCTCTTTTAAGAGTATTATATAAAGGTAACGCTGTAAATCCTGGAGCACGTCTTCCTCGATTCTCTGTAATCGACGTTGTATTAGGCTCCGGACCTATGAGAAATATTTCTATTCCTAGTGTGGTAGGACTTTCGGTAAAAGAAGCCAGAGTGGTTATTGCAAAAAGTATGTTTGAAGTAGGGCTGGTAGAGCATGAGGATGGCAGCAAGGACGAATCTGATATTATCTATTATCAGGACCCCGCTTCAGGAGATGTGAGAGACCAGGGTATGCAGATCGATCTTTGGGCAAGTAAGAGAACGCCTGCTGAGCTTAGAGCTAAAGTAGAACAGCTGAACTCTATCTACCGTATGAAAGTAGATACTTCACTGCCTCCGGTACATTATGAAGAGGTTCCCACCTATACTGAGCCAAGCTATGCACCGCCTGTGGCACCACCGGTACCTAAAAAAGAAGTTCCGAAATCTGAACCTGTAAAAACAGAGCAGCCTAAAACAAGTGCTGCCACCGGAGCCAAACCTGCCGTATCAGGAATAGAAAAACCTAAAATCACTGCAGCAAGCACTAAACCTGCAGCTTCCGGAAATACGGCTCAACAGCCGGTCCAAAAGCCAAAGGCTAAAAAAGTAGTAGTGGAATAA
- a CDS encoding RluA family pseudouridine synthase, with translation MAEDNEDFLDDELLNSDSIDTIDIDEENKGLYEHLNITVDKNQESTRIDKFLVAFRQNSSRNKISQSCRAGNVVVNGNVVKQNYRIKPGDQISVLLAHPPRENIIIPQDIPVHIVYEDDDLLVVDKDAGMVVHPGHGNYDKTLVNALAFHFEKNGLKSDLDRVGLVHRIDKDTSGLLVIAKNEYALSFLAKQFFNRTTKRLYWAFVWGNPKEDEGTIKGHIGRHPKNRMQMSVYEDGSHGKHAVTHYKVLERFKYMTWVECKLETGRTHQIRAHFKHIGHTLFNDERYEGNVPLRGVNLPKYKQFIKNVFEILPRHALHAHTLGFVHPTTKKELYFESPMPKDMADAVKKWRNYLEN, from the coding sequence ATGGCAGAAGATAACGAAGATTTTTTAGATGATGAATTACTGAATTCCGACAGTATTGATACTATTGATATTGATGAGGAAAATAAAGGATTGTACGAACATCTTAATATCACAGTTGACAAAAACCAAGAGTCAACAAGGATTGATAAGTTCTTAGTAGCATTCAGGCAAAACTCTTCAAGGAATAAGATTTCGCAAAGCTGCAGAGCTGGAAATGTGGTCGTTAACGGAAATGTGGTGAAGCAGAACTACCGTATAAAGCCTGGTGATCAGATCTCAGTATTGCTTGCCCATCCCCCGAGAGAGAATATTATTATCCCACAGGATATCCCTGTTCATATCGTTTACGAAGATGATGATCTGCTGGTGGTAGATAAAGATGCCGGAATGGTTGTGCATCCTGGTCATGGGAACTATGATAAAACGCTGGTGAATGCTTTGGCTTTCCATTTTGAAAAGAACGGATTGAAATCTGATCTGGACAGGGTAGGACTTGTTCACAGAATTGATAAAGATACTTCCGGATTGCTGGTAATCGCTAAAAATGAATATGCACTGAGCTTTTTGGCAAAACAGTTTTTTAACAGAACTACGAAAAGGCTGTACTGGGCTTTTGTATGGGGAAATCCTAAGGAAGATGAGGGCACCATTAAAGGGCATATCGGCAGGCATCCTAAAAACCGGATGCAGATGTCAGTATATGAAGATGGAAGCCATGGAAAGCATGCGGTAACCCATTACAAAGTTTTGGAACGCTTTAAATATATGACCTGGGTAGAATGTAAACTTGAGACCGGAAGGACTCATCAGATCCGGGCACATTTCAAACATATTGGTCATACTTTATTTAATGACGAGAGATATGAGGGAAATGTTCCGCTAAGAGGAGTGAATCTTCCTAAGTATAAGCAGTTTATCAAAAATGTTTTTGAAATTCTCCCTAGGCATGCACTTCACGCCCATACTTTAGGGTTTGTACATCCAACGACTAAGAAGGAATTATATTTTGAGAGCCCAATGCCCAAAGATATGGCGGATGCTGTAAAAAAATGGAGAAATTATTTAGAAAACTAA
- a CDS encoding PorP/SprF family type IX secretion system membrane protein, whose amino-acid sequence MRKLYAIVCLALLSNAYKAQESLPYYQQYLLDGEFLFNPAQYGKTDYVQLNANYHKQFDKFSDSPNTQSIGINGNIFDRVGAGLSIFRDSNGPISAGGITAGASYFIPLSSEGERKDQFSFGTSVSFYNMNFDYTSVNVEDGYDPLLIGKEGNIFMAYANFGAAATYRNIFAGVSVNDIALSNDKAIVNGIEPSPIKFFLNLGYDWHFADNMYVTPSALINLNTNSTRMIDYNLMATFFNDINSFSAGVSYRTVQNRFDSQQLQVAPVIKVRFNKFMIGATYNIGMSDIQTYGGNSFMIGLGYNFDNFINHRGYRY is encoded by the coding sequence ATGAGAAAACTATATGCTATCGTATGTTTAGCTCTTTTGTCAAATGCATACAAAGCACAAGAATCACTACCATACTATCAGCAGTACCTTTTGGATGGTGAATTCCTGTTCAACCCAGCTCAGTACGGAAAGACCGACTACGTGCAGCTAAATGCTAATTATCACAAACAATTTGACAAGTTCAGCGATTCTCCAAATACGCAGTCTATAGGAATCAACGGGAATATCTTCGACAGAGTGGGAGCAGGGCTCTCTATTTTCAGAGATAGTAACGGACCTATTTCTGCAGGCGGAATCACGGCGGGTGCTTCATACTTTATTCCACTAAGCAGCGAGGGAGAAAGAAAAGATCAATTCTCTTTTGGTACTAGTGTTTCATTTTACAATATGAACTTCGACTATACTTCAGTGAATGTTGAAGATGGTTACGATCCATTATTGATCGGAAAGGAAGGGAATATTTTCATGGCTTATGCCAACTTCGGAGCTGCGGCTACCTATAGAAATATCTTTGCAGGAGTATCTGTAAACGATATCGCACTAAGCAATGATAAGGCTATTGTAAACGGAATTGAGCCTTCACCAATTAAATTTTTCTTAAACTTAGGATACGACTGGCATTTTGCTGATAATATGTATGTAACACCTTCAGCATTAATTAACCTGAACACGAATTCAACAAGAATGATCGACTATAACTTAATGGCGACTTTCTTTAATGATATCAATTCATTCTCTGCCGGAGTAAGCTATAGAACGGTACAGAACAGATTCGACAGCCAACAGCTTCAGGTAGCACCTGTTATTAAAGTAAGATTCAATAAATTCATGATCGGAGCGACCTATAATATCGGAATGTCTGATATTCAAACTTATGGAGGAAACAGCTTCATGATCGGTTTGGGGTATAATTTCGATAACTTTATTAATCATAGAGGATATAGATATTAA
- the hemW gene encoding radical SAM family heme chaperone HemW: protein MIYIHIPFCKQKCSYCNFHFSTSLNFKDEMIRAMKTEIMLRKNELQNKNLKSLYFGGGTPSILSVDEISSLIDEVLKSFSFDKDIEITLEANPDDLDKQFLKQLSNTPVNRLSIGTQSFFEEDLKLMNRAHNASEAESSIKRAQDFGFENLSIDLIYGSPTSNLEIWKENLNKTIALEVPHISSYALTVEPKTALENWISKGKVLSPKEEEQNKEFYYLSDFLKDNGFDHYEVSNFAKPGFYSRHNSSYWKYREYLGIGPSAHSYNGFDVRSWNVANNQQYIKKLSAGILAKEEEILSQEDQFNEMIMIGLRTIWGADLESLNQKFSERILDHFQHEIKSKIEENILVIENNHLTIPEKHWFMADGIASDLFIV from the coding sequence ATGATATACATTCACATCCCATTCTGCAAACAAAAATGCAGCTACTGCAATTTTCACTTTTCTACGTCCCTTAATTTTAAGGATGAAATGATCCGTGCCATGAAAACCGAGATCATGCTCAGAAAGAATGAGCTGCAGAACAAAAATTTAAAGTCATTGTATTTTGGAGGTGGAACACCGTCTATTCTTTCAGTGGATGAGATCAGTTCTCTGATTGATGAGGTTTTAAAATCTTTCAGTTTTGATAAAGATATTGAGATCACTTTAGAAGCAAATCCTGATGATCTGGATAAGCAATTTTTGAAACAGCTTTCCAATACACCTGTTAACAGGCTTTCTATCGGTACCCAGAGTTTTTTTGAAGAAGATCTTAAGCTGATGAACCGGGCCCATAATGCTTCTGAAGCAGAAAGTTCCATCAAAAGAGCACAGGATTTCGGCTTTGAAAATTTAAGCATCGACCTGATCTATGGTTCACCGACATCCAATCTGGAAATCTGGAAAGAAAATTTAAATAAAACCATCGCCCTTGAAGTACCCCATATTTCATCGTATGCACTTACCGTAGAACCCAAAACGGCTTTGGAAAACTGGATCTCAAAAGGAAAAGTATTAAGCCCTAAAGAAGAAGAACAGAATAAAGAGTTCTATTATCTTTCAGATTTCTTAAAAGATAACGGATTTGATCATTATGAAGTCTCCAATTTTGCAAAACCAGGCTTTTATTCCAGGCATAATTCGTCCTATTGGAAATACAGGGAATACCTGGGAATAGGTCCTTCCGCTCATTCATACAACGGTTTTGATGTCAGAAGCTGGAATGTGGCCAACAATCAGCAGTACATAAAAAAACTGAGTGCGGGAATTCTTGCCAAAGAAGAAGAGATCCTTTCACAGGAAGATCAGTTCAATGAAATGATTATGATTGGCCTTAGAACGATTTGGGGTGCAGATCTTGAAAGTCTTAATCAAAAATTTTCCGAAAGAATTCTTGACCATTTTCAACATGAAATAAAGTCAAAAATAGAGGAAAATATTTTAGTGATCGAAAATAATCATCTCACAATACCCGAAAAACACTGGTTTATGGCTGATGGAATTGCTTCGGACCTGTTTATTGTTTAA